The proteins below are encoded in one region of Streptomyces roseirectus:
- a CDS encoding GNAT family N-acetyltransferase: MHPVLRQGPRLHLRELQPSDTDALFAIYGSELATAHLSFEPRTRDDVRAMVTHAEASARVDPRTEYVLGVAEHATGTLVGVARLAADPHQLRAATMGFALNPAHWGQGLGTETVRLLLALAFEDLALHRVWAARSPANEPSARAMSRAGMTVEGRIREHVHKRGAWRDSVVHAMLEREWEEARGT, translated from the coding sequence ATGCACCCGGTCCTCCGCCAAGGCCCGCGCCTCCACCTCCGCGAACTCCAACCATCCGACACGGACGCCCTGTTCGCGATCTACGGCAGCGAACTCGCCACCGCCCACCTCTCGTTCGAACCCCGCACCCGGGACGACGTCCGCGCGATGGTGACCCACGCCGAGGCGAGCGCCCGCGTGGACCCCCGTACGGAGTACGTCCTCGGCGTCGCCGAACACGCCACCGGCACCCTCGTCGGAGTCGCCCGCCTCGCCGCCGACCCGCATCAACTCCGCGCCGCCACCATGGGGTTCGCCCTGAACCCCGCCCACTGGGGCCAGGGCCTCGGCACCGAGACCGTCCGCCTCCTGCTCGCCCTCGCCTTCGAAGACCTCGCCCTCCACCGCGTCTGGGCCGCCCGCTCCCCCGCCAACGAACCCTCCGCCCGCGCCATGTCCCGCGCCGGCATGACCGTCGAGGGCCGCATCCGCGAACACGTCCACAAGCGCGGCGCGTGGCGCGACTCGGTGGTCCACGCGATGCTGGAACGGGAGTGGGAGGAAGCGCGCGGGACGTGA
- a CDS encoding Rv0909 family putative TA system antitoxin, whose amino-acid sequence MGIFDRFKNQAAQDKAMEMSDAAEQKINEKTGNKFEGQVDDAQQKIEGALGMDRSSPDQQ is encoded by the coding sequence ATGGGCATCTTTGACAGGTTCAAGAACCAGGCGGCGCAGGACAAAGCCATGGAAATGTCCGACGCCGCCGAGCAGAAGATCAACGAGAAGACCGGCAACAAGTTCGAGGGCCAGGTCGACGACGCCCAGCAGAAGATCGAAGGCGCACTGGGCATGGACCGCAGCTCGCCCGACCAGCAGTAG
- a CDS encoding HNH endonuclease family protein → MKRVRGGVAVTAVLVAVLAGCGEGTEGSGASGPQSGAALAAAQALQVKGRAPKTGYSRDAFGSAWADTDSNGCNTRDDILQRDLKSVKLTGGDCKVTYGILESDPYSGKDVTYRRGKSQVDIDHVVALSDAWQKGAKYWPARKRIALANDPLNLLAVDASTNRSKGDGDTATWLPPNSSYRCAYVASQVAVKKKYELWVTAAEKSAMEKVLKSCPGQKLPTGGNPTSAPERFGAK, encoded by the coding sequence GTGAAGCGTGTTCGGGGCGGGGTGGCGGTCACCGCTGTGCTGGTCGCGGTACTGGCGGGTTGCGGCGAGGGGACCGAGGGGAGCGGCGCGTCCGGCCCCCAGAGCGGGGCGGCGCTCGCGGCCGCGCAGGCGCTCCAGGTGAAGGGCCGGGCGCCGAAGACCGGCTACTCCAGGGACGCGTTCGGCTCGGCCTGGGCCGACACCGACTCCAACGGCTGCAACACGCGCGACGACATACTCCAACGGGACCTGAAGAGCGTGAAGTTGACCGGTGGTGACTGCAAAGTCACCTACGGGATCCTGGAGTCCGACCCCTACTCCGGCAAGGACGTCACCTACCGGCGCGGCAAGAGCCAGGTCGACATAGACCACGTCGTCGCCCTCTCGGACGCCTGGCAGAAGGGCGCCAAGTACTGGCCCGCCCGCAAACGCATCGCCCTCGCCAACGACCCCCTCAACCTCCTCGCCGTCGACGCGAGCACCAACCGCTCCAAGGGTGACGGCGACACCGCGACCTGGCTTCCCCCGAACTCCTCCTACCGCTGCGCCTACGTCGCCTCCCAGGTCGCCGTCAAGAAGAAGTACGAACTCTGGGTCACCGCAGCGGAGAAGTCCGCGATGGAGAAGGTCCTGAAATCCTGCCCCGGCCAGAAACTGCCGACCGGCGGGAACCCGACGTCGGCGCCGGAGAGGTTCGGCGCGAAGTAG
- a CDS encoding RNA polymerase sigma factor, which yields MKAERGGGCDDAELLDDAELLDAVADGDRAAFEELFRRFAPWLRGRLRQRCADHVLVDEVVQDVFVEVWRRRESERAARVGDVSGWLWRAGSNRLTDARRAQERRGRLLGRLAGLPRRHAVSAEEELLAHWGDGALDAVERLPAELRAVMRATALEGLTVQETAERLKIPTGTVKSRASRARRLLRERLST from the coding sequence GTGAAGGCCGAACGAGGGGGTGGATGTGATGACGCCGAACTTCTGGACGATGCCGAACTTCTGGACGCCGTGGCCGACGGGGACCGCGCCGCGTTCGAGGAGCTGTTCCGCAGGTTCGCGCCCTGGCTCAGGGGGCGGCTGCGACAGAGATGCGCCGATCACGTCCTGGTGGACGAGGTCGTCCAGGACGTCTTCGTGGAGGTGTGGCGCCGCCGCGAGAGCGAGCGCGCCGCCCGGGTCGGGGACGTGAGCGGGTGGCTGTGGCGGGCCGGCAGCAACCGGCTGACCGACGCCCGGCGGGCGCAGGAGCGGCGGGGCCGGCTGCTGGGCCGCCTCGCGGGGCTGCCGCGACGGCACGCGGTGTCCGCCGAGGAGGAACTGCTGGCGCACTGGGGCGACGGCGCGCTGGACGCGGTGGAGCGGCTGCCCGCCGAACTCCGCGCCGTGATGCGGGCCACGGCGCTCGAAGGGCTGACGGTCCAGGAGACGGCCGAGCGCCTGAAGATCCCGACGGGAACGGTCAAGTCCCGCGCGTCGAGGGCGAGAAGGCTGCTGAGGGAGCGGTTGTCGACGTGA
- a CDS encoding zf-HC2 domain-containing protein, which yields MSETRPTGSAHLSAGLLRAYAAGPLPEETRDAAEAHLDHCARCRERLGPLMADDAELTALWRRVDDAVDVPERSLVERWALRAGVPEDAARLCAAMPGLRRSWWAGAALLLGLAVAAARWSGSASAPLPFFALVPALSAVGVVAVTGRRFDPAYVWVEVSPLGGFRVVLLRAAAVQILSLVLGAAGAVGMPLPFPYTLGWLVPSLMLTAVCLALSSRMDALPAVALTLAAWGLCLAVAYDTALPAATRTLLPGAQLAMAGVGLVAVGALVVLRDGFERDRTRGVA from the coding sequence ATGAGCGAGACACGGCCGACCGGCTCGGCGCACCTGAGCGCCGGCCTGCTCCGGGCGTACGCCGCCGGGCCGCTCCCCGAGGAGACCAGGGACGCCGCTGAGGCCCACCTGGACCACTGCGCCCGGTGCCGGGAACGGCTCGGCCCGCTGATGGCGGACGACGCGGAACTGACCGCGCTGTGGCGGCGGGTCGACGACGCGGTGGACGTACCGGAGCGGAGCCTGGTGGAGCGGTGGGCGCTGCGCGCCGGGGTCCCGGAGGACGCCGCGCGGCTGTGCGCGGCGATGCCGGGGCTGCGCAGGTCGTGGTGGGCCGGGGCGGCGCTGCTGCTCGGGCTCGCCGTCGCCGCCGCGCGGTGGAGCGGGTCGGCGTCGGCGCCGCTGCCGTTCTTCGCGCTGGTGCCCGCGCTGTCGGCGGTGGGGGTCGTCGCGGTGACCGGGAGGCGTTTCGACCCGGCGTACGTGTGGGTGGAGGTCTCCCCGCTGGGCGGCTTCCGGGTCGTGCTGCTGCGCGCGGCGGCCGTACAGATCCTGAGCCTCGTCCTGGGCGCGGCGGGCGCCGTGGGGATGCCGCTGCCGTTTCCGTACACGCTCGGCTGGCTCGTCCCGTCGCTGATGCTGACGGCCGTGTGCCTCGCCCTGTCGAGCCGCATGGACGCGCTGCCGGCCGTCGCCCTGACGCTCGCGGCGTGGGGCCTGTGCCTCGCGGTCGCCTACGACACGGCCCTCCCGGCGGCGACGCGCACGCTGCTGCCGGGGGCGCAACTGGCCATGGCGGGCGTCGGGTTGGTGGCCGTCGGTGCACTCGTCGTGCTGCGCGACGGGTTCGAGAGGGACCGGACGAGGGGGGTGGCGTAG
- a CDS encoding ATP-binding cassette domain-containing protein — MGTGQVTLTDIGVRYGRRTALRDVSLRLGRGVTGLLGPNGAGKTTLLRVLATASGPDTGTLSVLGLDPLTPAGRRAVRRRLGHLPQNPGLPAHFTAFEFVDYVGILKEIGDREIRRTEARRVLEAVGLTADRGRRIRKLSGGMRQRVALAAALVGDPELLVLDEPTVGLDPEQRLRFRELVTGLGDDRTVLLSTHQTEDVAALCQNVVVLDHGTVKFHGTPAELALLARGRVWSSGKRADGALAAWRTGAGAFRNIGTPPTGADLLEPTIEDGYLLLLDGDREGADAG, encoded by the coding sequence ATGGGAACGGGACAGGTCACGCTGACGGACATCGGCGTGCGCTACGGGCGCCGCACGGCGCTGAGGGACGTGTCGCTGCGGCTGGGGCGGGGAGTGACGGGGCTGCTGGGGCCCAACGGCGCGGGCAAGACGACGCTGCTGCGCGTCCTGGCCACGGCGAGCGGACCGGACACGGGCACGCTCTCGGTCCTGGGCCTCGACCCGCTCACCCCGGCGGGCCGGCGGGCCGTGCGCAGGCGGCTCGGCCACCTCCCGCAGAACCCCGGACTGCCCGCCCACTTCACGGCGTTCGAGTTCGTCGACTACGTGGGGATCCTCAAGGAGATCGGCGACCGGGAGATCCGGCGCACCGAGGCCCGGCGCGTACTGGAGGCGGTCGGCCTGACGGCGGACCGGGGACGGCGGATCCGCAAACTGTCCGGCGGCATGCGCCAGCGCGTCGCACTCGCCGCCGCCCTGGTCGGCGACCCCGAACTGCTGGTCCTGGACGAACCGACCGTGGGGCTCGACCCCGAACAGCGGCTGCGGTTCCGTGAACTCGTCACCGGACTCGGCGACGACAGGACGGTCCTGCTCTCCACGCACCAGACGGAGGACGTCGCGGCCCTCTGCCAGAACGTCGTCGTGCTCGACCACGGCACCGTGAAGTTCCACGGCACCCCGGCCGAACTGGCGCTCCTCGCGCGGGGGCGGGTCTGGAGCAGCGGGAAACGCGCGGACGGCGCGCTCGCGGCCTGGCGCACCGGAGCCGGCGCGTTCCGCAACATCGGGACGCCGCCGACGGGCGCGGACCTGCTCGAACCGACCATCGAGGACGGGTACCTGCTCCTCCTGGACGGCGACCGGGAGGGGGCGGACGCGGGATGA